One Pseudomonas muyukensis DNA segment encodes these proteins:
- a CDS encoding LysR family transcriptional regulator, with amino-acid sequence MDIKQLKFLIALDQTRHFGQAAALCHITQPTLSMRLRNLEDELDLVLVKRGQRFEGFTEAGERILAWARTLLAAHDGLQAEAASCRGQVVGSLRLGTVPLASFNPMALLMPLREKYPELHFQLSSLSSEQVIDGLSRNQLDLGICYLDQVNTSFFEVIELSTTTMGLLHDTRHFRFETESLRWDDLGELPLGLLSKGMHYRQSLDLSLRSRGLEPNAVLESDSTFQLIQAINTGLCCAIMPLDCGLEELSQHMRIIPVQDASIHSPIGLLLRRSEPRSAIAEQCFDEAKAMFQPS; translated from the coding sequence ATGGACATCAAACAGCTCAAGTTCCTCATCGCCCTCGACCAGACCCGCCACTTCGGCCAGGCCGCGGCGCTGTGCCATATCACCCAGCCGACCCTGTCCATGCGCCTGCGCAACCTCGAGGACGAGCTCGACCTGGTGCTGGTCAAGCGTGGCCAGCGCTTCGAAGGCTTCACCGAGGCCGGCGAGCGCATCCTGGCCTGGGCCCGCACCTTGCTCGCCGCCCACGACGGCCTGCAGGCCGAGGCCGCCAGCTGCCGCGGCCAGGTGGTCGGCAGCCTGCGCCTGGGCACCGTGCCGCTGGCCAGCTTCAACCCGATGGCGTTGCTGATGCCGCTGCGTGAGAAATACCCCGAGCTGCACTTCCAGCTGTCGTCGCTGAGCTCCGAACAGGTCATCGACGGCCTGAGCCGCAACCAGCTCGACCTGGGCATCTGCTACCTCGACCAGGTCAACACCAGTTTCTTCGAGGTGATCGAGCTGAGCACCACCACCATGGGCCTGCTGCACGACACCCGGCATTTCCGGTTCGAGACCGAGTCCCTGCGCTGGGACGACCTCGGCGAGCTGCCGCTGGGCCTGCTGAGCAAGGGCATGCACTACCGCCAGTCGCTGGACCTGAGCTTGCGCAGCCGGGGCCTGGAACCCAATGCCGTACTCGAGAGCGACTCGACCTTCCAACTGATCCAGGCGATCAACACCGGCCTGTGCTGCGCGATCATGCCGCTCGATTGCGGGCTGGAGGAATTGAGCCAGCACATGCGCATCATCCCCGTGCAGGACGCCAGCATCCATAGCCCCATCGGCCTGCTGCTGCGCCGCAGCGAACCCCGCTCGGCCATCGCCGAGCAGTGTTTCGACGAGGCAAAAGCCATGTTTCAGCCTTCCTGA
- a CDS encoding AraC family transcriptional regulator — protein MTDNPLAALDQLRPASLEALLASVSLLLPILDAIPNAAIFIKDPAARYVLANNTLVQRCGLKRLQPLLGKTSAEVFPAQLGPGYTEQDRRVLKEGLVLEDQLELHLYGSREPGWCLTHKRPLYNQLGEIIGLVGISVDLQSAADSHPAYQCLAAVDGHIRAHFHQPISLGELTRIAGISVAQLERYCKKVFHLTPRQMIHKARLEHAHQLLHSDLPIIEVALRCGYTDHSAFSRQFKQLTGFTPRQYRQATAQEG, from the coding sequence ATGACCGACAACCCCCTGGCAGCCCTCGACCAGCTCCGCCCCGCCAGCCTCGAGGCGCTGCTGGCCAGTGTGTCGCTGCTGCTGCCGATCCTTGACGCCATCCCCAACGCCGCCATCTTCATCAAGGACCCGGCCGCCCGCTACGTGCTGGCCAACAACACGCTGGTCCAGCGCTGCGGCCTAAAACGCCTGCAACCGCTGCTGGGCAAGACCAGCGCCGAAGTGTTTCCGGCACAGCTGGGCCCCGGCTATACCGAGCAGGACCGTCGTGTGCTCAAGGAAGGGCTGGTACTTGAAGACCAGCTCGAACTGCACCTGTACGGCAGCCGCGAGCCCGGTTGGTGCCTGACCCACAAGCGCCCGCTGTACAACCAGCTGGGCGAAATCATCGGCTTGGTCGGCATCTCGGTCGACCTGCAGTCAGCCGCCGACAGCCACCCGGCCTACCAGTGCCTGGCCGCGGTGGACGGGCATATCCGCGCGCACTTCCACCAGCCGATCAGCCTGGGCGAGCTGACCCGCATCGCCGGCATCTCGGTGGCGCAACTGGAGCGCTATTGCAAGAAAGTCTTCCACCTCACGCCGCGGCAGATGATCCACAAGGCGCGCCTGGAGCACGCCCATCAGCTGCTGCACAGCGACCTGCCGATCATCGAGGTCGCCCTGCGCTGCGGCTACACCGACCACAGCGCCTTCAGCCGGCAGTTCAAGCAGCTGACTGGCTTCACCCCGCGCCAGTATCGGCAGGCGACGGCTCAGGAAGGCTGA
- a CDS encoding APC family permease encodes MSGKFKKQLSLLDLTFIGLGAIFGSGWLFAASHVSAIAGPAGILSWFLGGFAVLLLGIVYCELGAALPRAGGVVRYPVYSHGPLLGYLMGFITLIAFSSLIAIEVVASRQYAAAWFPALTKTGSSDPTVLGWLVQFALLGLFFLLNYRSVKTFAKANNLVSVFKFIVPLLVIGVLFTFFKPQNFAVQGFAPFGLSGVEMAVSAGGIIFAYLGLTPIISVASEVKNPQRTIPIALILSVLLSTAIYALLQLAFLGSVPTEMLVNGWAGVTKELALPYRDIALALGVGWLAYLVVADAVISPSGCGNIYMNATPRVVYGWAQTGTFFKYFTRIDEQSGIPRPALWLTFALAVFWTLPFPSWEALINVVSAALVLSYAVAPVTVAALRRNAPDMPRPFRVKGMGVLGPLSFIIAALIVYWSGWNTVSWLLALQIVMFVLYLLCRRFVPTEHLSLGQQVRSSAWLIGFYAVTIFLSWLGSFGGLGVIGHPLDTLIVAVAALGIYYWGAATGVPARLVRLEGDDESEASNEPHAGQHPAAAAS; translated from the coding sequence ATGTCAGGCAAATTCAAGAAACAGCTCTCCCTGCTGGACCTCACCTTCATCGGCCTGGGCGCGATCTTCGGCTCCGGCTGGCTGTTCGCCGCCAGCCACGTCTCGGCCATCGCCGGCCCGGCCGGCATCCTCTCCTGGTTCCTCGGCGGCTTTGCCGTGCTGCTGCTGGGCATCGTCTACTGCGAGCTCGGCGCCGCCCTGCCCCGCGCCGGCGGCGTGGTGCGCTACCCGGTGTACTCCCACGGCCCGCTGCTCGGCTACCTGATGGGCTTCATCACCCTGATCGCCTTTTCCAGCCTGATCGCCATCGAGGTGGTCGCCTCGCGCCAGTATGCCGCGGCCTGGTTCCCGGCCTTGACCAAGACCGGCTCCAGCGACCCGACCGTGCTCGGCTGGCTGGTGCAGTTCGCCCTGCTCGGGCTGTTCTTCCTGCTCAACTACCGCAGCGTCAAGACCTTCGCCAAGGCCAACAACCTGGTCAGCGTGTTCAAGTTCATCGTGCCGCTGCTGGTGATCGGCGTGCTGTTCACCTTCTTCAAGCCGCAAAACTTCGCGGTGCAGGGCTTCGCCCCGTTCGGCCTGTCGGGGGTGGAAATGGCTGTGTCGGCCGGCGGCATCATCTTCGCCTACCTGGGCCTGACGCCGATCATCTCGGTGGCCAGCGAGGTGAAGAACCCGCAGCGCACCATCCCCATCGCACTGATCCTCTCGGTGCTGCTGTCCACCGCGATCTATGCCCTGCTGCAACTGGCCTTCCTCGGCAGCGTGCCAACCGAGATGCTGGTCAACGGCTGGGCCGGGGTGACCAAGGAACTGGCCCTGCCCTACCGTGACATCGCCCTGGCCCTGGGCGTCGGCTGGCTGGCCTACCTGGTGGTGGCGGATGCGGTGATCTCGCCCAGCGGCTGCGGCAACATCTACATGAACGCCACCCCGCGGGTGGTCTATGGCTGGGCGCAGACCGGCACCTTCTTCAAGTACTTCACCCGCATCGACGAACAGTCCGGCATCCCCCGCCCGGCACTGTGGCTGACCTTCGCCCTGGCGGTGTTCTGGACCCTGCCGTTCCCGTCGTGGGAGGCGCTGATCAACGTGGTGTCCGCCGCCCTGGTACTGAGCTATGCGGTGGCCCCGGTGACCGTCGCCGCGCTGCGCCGCAACGCCCCCGACATGCCGCGACCGTTCCGGGTCAAGGGCATGGGCGTGCTCGGCCCGCTGTCGTTCATCATCGCCGCGCTGATCGTCTACTGGTCGGGCTGGAACACCGTGTCCTGGCTGCTGGCCCTGCAGATCGTGATGTTCGTGCTGTACCTGCTGTGCCGCCGCTTCGTGCCCACCGAGCACCTGTCGCTGGGCCAGCAGGTGCGCTCCTCGGCCTGGCTGATCGGCTTCTACGCCGTGACCATCTTCCTCTCCTGGCTGGGCAGCTTCGGCGGCCTGGGGGTGATTGGCCATCCCCTGGACACCCTCATCGTCGCGGTTGCCGCCCTGGGCATCTACTACTGGGGCGCAGCCACCGGCGTGCCAGCCCGGCTGGTGCGCCTGGAGGGCGACGATGAAAGCGAAGCCAGCAACGAACCCCATGCCGGCCAGCACCCCGCCGCTGCGGCTTCCTGA
- a CDS encoding 4-hydroxyproline epimerase yields MKHLHVIDSHTGGEPTRLVMKGFPQLHGRSMAEQRDELRELHDHWRRACLLEPRGNDVLVGALYCPPVSNDATCGVIFFNNAGYLNMCGHGTIGLVASLQHLGLIGPGTHKIDTPVGPVSATLHDDGSVTVGNVPSYRYRHQVAVEVPGHGLVRGDIAWGGNWFFLVSEHGQRIELDNREALGDYTWALLKALEAQGITGENGAPIDHVELFADAPNADSRNFVMCPGKAYDRSPCGTGTSAKLACLAADGKLAEGQVWVQASITGSQFQGRYERDGERIRPFITGRAYMTADSTLLIDEQDPFAWGI; encoded by the coding sequence ATGAAACACCTTCACGTCATCGACTCCCACACCGGCGGCGAACCGACCCGCCTGGTGATGAAGGGCTTCCCGCAACTGCATGGCCGCAGCATGGCCGAGCAGCGCGACGAACTGCGCGAACTGCACGATCACTGGCGCCGCGCCTGCCTGCTGGAACCACGCGGCAACGATGTACTGGTAGGCGCGCTCTACTGCCCGCCAGTGTCGAACGACGCCACCTGCGGGGTGATCTTTTTCAACAACGCCGGCTACCTGAACATGTGTGGCCACGGCACCATCGGCCTGGTCGCCTCGCTGCAGCACCTGGGCCTGATCGGGCCCGGCACGCACAAGATCGACACCCCGGTCGGCCCTGTCAGCGCCACCCTGCACGACGACGGCAGCGTCACCGTCGGCAACGTGCCGTCCTACCGCTACCGTCACCAGGTGGCGGTGGAGGTGCCCGGGCATGGCCTGGTGCGTGGCGACATCGCCTGGGGCGGCAACTGGTTCTTCCTGGTCTCCGAGCACGGCCAGCGCATCGAACTGGACAACCGCGAGGCCCTCGGCGACTACACCTGGGCCCTGCTCAAGGCCCTCGAAGCACAAGGCATCACCGGCGAGAACGGCGCCCCGATCGACCATGTCGAGCTGTTCGCCGACGCCCCCAACGCCGACAGCCGCAACTTCGTCATGTGCCCCGGCAAGGCCTACGACCGTTCGCCCTGCGGCACCGGCACCAGCGCCAAGCTGGCCTGCCTGGCCGCCGACGGCAAGCTCGCCGAGGGCCAGGTCTGGGTCCAGGCCAGCATCACCGGCAGCCAGTTCCAGGGCCGCTACGAACGCGACGGCGAACGCATTCGCCCGTTCATCACCGGCCGCGCCTACATGACCGCCGACAGCACCCTGCTGATCGACGAGCAAGATCCTTTCGCCTGGGGCATCTGA
- a CDS encoding dihydrodipicolinate synthase family protein, protein MTDNLFTGTMPALMTPCTAERKPDFDALVRKGRELIDAGMSAVVYCGSMGDWPLLTEAERQEGVARLVAAGIPTIVGTGAVNTREAVSHAAHAAKVGAAGLMVIPRVLSRGASLTAQKHHFSAILAAAPKLPAVIYNSPYYGFATRAELFFALRREYPNLIGFKEFGGGADLRYAAEHITSQDDAVTLMVGVDTQVVHGFVNCNATGAITGIGNALPREVLQLVSLSKRAAKGDAKARRQARELEAALAVLSSFDEGCDLVLYYKHLMVLNGDTEYRLHFNETDALSDAQRNYAEQQYALFRSWYASWSAEQNIA, encoded by the coding sequence ATGACCGACAACCTCTTCACCGGCACCATGCCCGCCCTGATGACCCCCTGCACCGCCGAGCGCAAGCCGGACTTCGACGCCCTGGTGCGCAAGGGCCGCGAACTGATCGACGCCGGCATGAGCGCGGTGGTGTACTGCGGCTCGATGGGCGACTGGCCGCTGCTGACCGAGGCCGAGCGCCAGGAAGGCGTGGCGCGCCTGGTGGCCGCCGGCATCCCGACCATCGTCGGCACCGGCGCGGTCAACACCCGCGAAGCCGTATCCCATGCAGCCCACGCCGCCAAGGTCGGCGCCGCCGGCCTGATGGTCATCCCCCGGGTGCTGTCCCGCGGCGCCTCGCTGACCGCCCAGAAGCACCACTTCTCGGCAATCCTCGCCGCCGCGCCGAAGCTGCCGGCGGTGATCTACAACAGCCCCTACTACGGTTTCGCCACCCGCGCCGAGCTGTTCTTCGCACTGCGCCGCGAGTACCCCAACCTGATCGGCTTCAAGGAGTTCGGTGGCGGTGCCGACCTGCGCTACGCCGCCGAGCACATCACCTCCCAGGACGATGCCGTGACCCTGATGGTCGGCGTCGACACGCAAGTGGTGCACGGCTTCGTCAACTGCAACGCCACCGGCGCCATCACCGGCATCGGCAATGCCCTGCCCCGCGAAGTGCTGCAACTGGTCAGCCTGAGCAAGCGCGCCGCCAAGGGCGATGCCAAGGCCCGGCGTCAGGCCCGGGAGCTGGAGGCGGCGCTGGCGGTGCTGTCGTCGTTCGATGAAGGCTGCGACCTGGTGCTGTACTACAAGCACCTGATGGTGCTCAACGGTGACACCGAGTACCGCCTGCACTTCAACGAAACCGATGCCCTCAGCGACGCCCAGCGCAACTATGCCGAGCAGCAGTACGCGCTGTTCCGCAGCTGGTACGCCAGCTGGTCGGCCGAGCAGAACATCGCCTGA
- a CDS encoding aldehyde dehydrogenase (NADP(+)), whose product MTLTGNLLIGQRAVTGTQAAIQAIDPATDTPLDPPYAGASAEQVTQACALAWAAFDAYRATPLEQRARFLETIAEQIDALGDTLIDRAHAETGLPKARLLGERGRTCAQLRTFARVVRAGEWLDVRVDNALPERQPLARPDLRQRQVPLGPVAVFGASNFPLAFSVAGGDTASALAAGCPVVVKAHGAHPGTSELVGQAVARAVQLCELPAGVFSLLYGAGREVGIGLVTDPRIKAVGFTGSRSGGLALCQAAQARPEPIPVYAEMSAINPVFLFDVALRARSEALAQGFVTSLTQGAGQFCTNPGLVVARQGPALEHFLVAASTHVRQAAAQTMLTPGIASAYAGGVAALSANHNARCAASGLPAQGPNQCQAQLFVTTAQAFLADPTLQAEVFGAASLVVACDNDEQIRQMAEHLEGQLTATLHLDEADLDSARRLLPTLERKAGRILVNGWPTGVEVCDAMVHGGPFPATSDARSTSVGTAAILRFLRPVCYQDFPDALLPAALQQANPLHLRRLLDGQREA is encoded by the coding sequence ATGACCCTCACCGGCAATCTACTGATCGGCCAGCGCGCCGTCACAGGCACCCAGGCCGCGATCCAGGCCATCGACCCGGCCACCGACACCCCGCTCGACCCACCCTACGCCGGCGCCAGCGCCGAGCAGGTAACCCAGGCCTGTGCCCTGGCCTGGGCGGCATTCGATGCCTACCGCGCAACGCCCCTCGAACAACGCGCCCGCTTTCTCGAAACCATCGCCGAACAGATCGACGCCCTGGGCGATACCCTGATCGACCGCGCCCACGCCGAAACCGGCCTGCCCAAGGCCCGCCTGCTGGGTGAGCGTGGCCGCACCTGCGCCCAGCTGCGCACCTTCGCCAGGGTGGTACGCGCCGGTGAGTGGCTGGATGTACGGGTGGACAATGCCCTGCCCGAGCGCCAGCCGCTGGCCCGCCCGGACCTGCGCCAACGCCAGGTGCCCCTGGGCCCGGTGGCGGTGTTCGGCGCCAGCAATTTCCCGCTGGCCTTCTCGGTGGCCGGCGGCGACACCGCCTCGGCACTGGCCGCGGGCTGCCCGGTGGTGGTCAAGGCCCACGGCGCCCACCCCGGCACCAGCGAACTGGTTGGCCAGGCCGTGGCGCGGGCGGTGCAGCTGTGCGAGCTGCCCGCAGGGGTGTTTTCCCTGTTGTACGGCGCGGGCCGTGAAGTGGGCATCGGCCTGGTCACTGATCCACGTATCAAGGCCGTCGGTTTCACCGGTTCGCGCAGCGGTGGCCTCGCCCTTTGTCAGGCGGCCCAGGCGCGCCCGGAGCCGATCCCGGTGTATGCCGAGATGAGCGCGATCAACCCAGTGTTCCTGTTCGATGTCGCCTTGCGCGCGCGCAGTGAAGCCCTGGCGCAAGGCTTTGTCACTTCGCTGACCCAAGGCGCCGGCCAATTCTGCACCAATCCCGGGCTGGTAGTCGCCCGGCAGGGCCCGGCCCTGGAGCACTTCCTGGTTGCCGCCAGTACCCATGTTCGCCAAGCGGCGGCGCAGACCATGCTCACCCCGGGTATCGCCAGTGCCTATGCTGGCGGCGTGGCAGCACTGAGCGCAAACCACAACGCCCGGTGCGCGGCGAGCGGTCTGCCGGCGCAGGGCCCAAACCAGTGCCAGGCTCAGCTGTTCGTCACCACCGCGCAGGCGTTTCTTGCCGACCCTACGCTGCAAGCCGAAGTGTTCGGCGCCGCCTCGCTGGTGGTGGCATGCGACAACGATGAGCAAATCCGCCAGATGGCCGAGCATCTGGAAGGCCAACTGACCGCCACCCTGCACCTGGACGAGGCTGATCTGGACAGCGCCCGCCGCCTGCTGCCGACCCTCGAACGCAAGGCCGGGCGAATCCTGGTCAATGGCTGGCCGACCGGGGTCGAGGTCTGCGACGCCATGGTCCATGGCGGCCCGTTCCCGGCCACCTCGGACGCCCGCAGTACCTCGGTGGGCACTGCGGCGATCCTGCGTTTCCTGCGCCCGGTGTGCTACCAGGACTTCCCCGATGCCCTGCTGCCCGCCGCATTGCAACAGGCCAATCCGCTGCACCTGCGGCGGCTGCTCGATGGCCAGCGGGAAGCCTGA
- a CDS encoding NAD(P)/FAD-dependent oxidoreductase: MTATDTDIAVVGAGIVGVACALQLARQGRRVLLIDRQAPGHGASFGNAGHLATEQVFPIADLSILKRLPTMLLDPMGPLRLDWKYLPRALPWFTRLLLNLRPAPFQRSVAGIRALNEHSLGAWQRLLASIDRSHLLKEDGSLLVFERHESRQTLATLRARMLAQAVPVDPWSAEAVSEAAPQLSPSILGGLFFPRTGHFLDPYQVVCELFSAARASGVRFLRANVNGGRVHGQGISLASDQGTLEARQVLISAGAHSARLTAALTGRQVPLDTERGYHLMLPAERQRLPFAVTSLERKFIMTPMADGLRLAGTVEFAGLKAPPSMQRAWQLHKLSKGLFRRELDAEGATPWMGLRPSLPDSLPVIDRVAEGKVLLAFGHQHLGLTQAAVTAEWMGRLVNGEDCPHTSAYRLSRF; this comes from the coding sequence ATGACCGCCACTGACACGGACATCGCCGTGGTCGGCGCCGGCATCGTCGGCGTCGCCTGCGCCCTGCAACTGGCCCGCCAGGGCCGCCGGGTGCTGCTGATCGATCGCCAGGCGCCGGGCCACGGCGCATCGTTTGGTAATGCCGGGCACTTGGCCACCGAACAGGTGTTCCCCATCGCCGACCTGTCGATTCTCAAGCGCCTGCCGACCATGCTGCTGGACCCGATGGGCCCGCTGCGCCTGGATTGGAAATACCTGCCACGGGCCCTGCCCTGGTTCACCCGGCTGCTGCTCAACCTGCGACCGGCGCCGTTCCAGCGCAGCGTGGCGGGCATTCGGGCGTTGAATGAACACAGTCTTGGCGCCTGGCAACGGCTGCTCGCATCCATCGACCGCAGCCACCTGCTCAAGGAGGATGGCTCGCTGCTGGTGTTCGAGCGCCACGAGTCGCGCCAGACGCTCGCGACATTGCGCGCCCGTATGCTGGCACAGGCGGTGCCCGTGGACCCGTGGTCGGCTGAGGCGGTAAGCGAAGCGGCGCCGCAGTTAAGTCCGTCGATCCTGGGCGGCCTGTTCTTTCCGCGCACCGGTCACTTCCTCGATCCCTACCAGGTGGTCTGCGAACTGTTCAGCGCCGCCAGGGCCAGTGGCGTGCGCTTCCTGCGCGCCAACGTCAACGGCGGCCGGGTACATGGCCAGGGCATCAGCCTTGCCAGCGACCAGGGCACCCTTGAGGCCCGCCAGGTGTTGATCAGCGCTGGCGCCCATTCGGCCAGGCTCACGGCCGCCCTGACCGGTCGGCAGGTACCCCTGGATACCGAGCGCGGCTACCACCTGATGCTGCCGGCGGAGCGCCAGCGCCTGCCGTTTGCCGTCACCTCGCTGGAGCGCAAGTTCATCATGACGCCCATGGCCGACGGCCTGCGCCTGGCCGGCACGGTGGAGTTCGCTGGGCTCAAGGCGCCGCCGAGCATGCAACGGGCGTGGCAGCTGCATAAGTTGAGCAAGGGTTTGTTCCGGCGGGAGCTGGATGCCGAGGGGGCGACGCCGTGGATGGGGTTGCGGCCTTCTTTGCCGGATTCGCTGCCGGTGATCGACCGGGTGGCCGAGGGCAAGGTGTTGCTGGCGTTCGGGCACCAGCACCTGGGGTTGACCCAGGCGGCGGTGACGGCGGAATGGATGGGGCGGTTGGTAAATGGCGAAGACTGCCCACACACCAGCGCCTACCGATTGAGCCGGTTTTGA
- a CDS encoding NADH:flavin oxidoreductase/NADH oxidase produces the protein MAALFEPYTLKDVTLRNRIAIPPMCQYMAEDGLINDWHQVHYAGLARGGAGLVVVEATAVSPEGRITPGCAGIWNDTQAQAFVPVVKAIKAAGSVPGIQIAHAGRKASANRPWEGDDHIGADDARGWDTLAPSAIAFGGHLPKVPKAMTLDDIARVKQDFVDAARRARDAGFEWIELHFAHGYLGQSFFSEHSNQRTDAYGGSFDNRTRLLLETLAAVREVWPENLPLTARFGVLEYDGRDEQTLQESIELARRFKAGGLDLLSVSVGFTIAQTNIPWGPAFMGPIAERVRREAKLPVTSAWGFGTPELAEGALQANQLDLVSVGRAHLADPHWPYAAAKALGVDKAAWTLPAPYAHWLERYR, from the coding sequence ATGGCCGCATTGTTCGAACCCTATACCCTCAAAGACGTCACCCTGCGCAACCGCATCGCCATCCCACCGATGTGCCAATACATGGCCGAGGACGGCCTGATCAATGACTGGCACCAGGTGCATTACGCCGGCCTTGCCCGTGGTGGCGCCGGCCTGGTGGTGGTCGAGGCCACCGCGGTGTCGCCGGAAGGGCGCATCACCCCTGGCTGCGCCGGCATCTGGAACGATACCCAGGCCCAGGCCTTCGTGCCGGTGGTCAAGGCGATCAAGGCCGCAGGCTCGGTGCCGGGGATCCAGATCGCCCACGCCGGACGCAAGGCCAGCGCCAATCGTCCGTGGGAGGGCGATGACCATATCGGCGCCGATGACGCCCGCGGCTGGGACACCCTCGCCCCGTCCGCCATCGCCTTCGGTGGCCACCTGCCGAAAGTGCCGAAGGCCATGACCCTGGACGATATCGCCCGGGTCAAGCAGGACTTCGTCGATGCCGCGCGCCGTGCACGGGACGCCGGCTTCGAATGGATCGAGCTGCACTTCGCCCACGGCTACCTGGGCCAGAGCTTCTTCTCCGAGCATTCCAACCAGCGCACCGATGCCTATGGCGGCAGCTTCGACAACCGCACGCGCTTGCTCCTGGAAACCCTGGCCGCCGTGCGTGAGGTGTGGCCGGAGAACCTGCCGCTGACCGCTCGTTTCGGCGTGCTGGAGTATGACGGCCGTGACGAGCAGACCCTGCAGGAATCCATCGAACTGGCCCGTCGCTTCAAGGCCGGTGGCCTCGATCTGCTGAGTGTCAGTGTCGGCTTTACCATTGCGCAAACCAACATCCCGTGGGGGCCGGCGTTCATGGGCCCGATCGCCGAACGTGTGCGTCGCGAGGCCAAGCTGCCGGTGACCTCGGCCTGGGGCTTCGGTACCCCGGAGCTGGCCGAAGGCGCGTTGCAGGCCAACCAGCTGGACCTGGTGTCGGTGGGGCGTGCGCATCTGGCTGACCCACACTGGCCGTATGCCGCTGCCAAGGCCCTGGGCGTGGACAAGGCGGCGTGGACGCTGCCGGCGCCTTATGCGCACTGGCTTGAGCGTTATCGCTGA
- a CDS encoding ArsR/SmtB family transcription factor, which yields MVFCETPAIMCAMRAYTHPNPEDLTLERLLYALSDPVRLQIVRYLAGVAEASCGELDGGRPKSSMSHHFRVLRDAGLVYTRNVGTTHMNSLRSEALDGRFPGLLAKILEQR from the coding sequence TTGGTATTTTGTGAAACCCCCGCTATCATGTGTGCCATGCGAGCCTATACCCACCCCAATCCTGAAGACTTGACCCTGGAGCGCCTGCTGTACGCCCTGAGCGACCCGGTGCGCCTGCAGATCGTGCGCTACCTGGCCGGCGTCGCCGAAGCCAGTTGCGGCGAGCTGGACGGCGGCCGGCCCAAGTCGAGCATGTCCCATCATTTTCGCGTGTTGCGCGATGCCGGCCTGGTCTACACCCGCAACGTCGGCACCACGCACATGAACTCGCTGCGCAGCGAAGCCCTGGACGGACGCTTCCCTGGGCTGCTGGCAAAAATCCTCGAACAACGCTAG